A genomic region of Anopheles coustani chromosome 3, idAnoCousDA_361_x.2, whole genome shotgun sequence contains the following coding sequences:
- the LOC131272094 gene encoding dual specificity mitogen-activated protein kinase kinase 4-like: MSDDQSSNPVSPATTPSSARPFMPLPLDLNADRKKPAKKLSFLGCQGGQPPVVTDRTRERIRMQAAAGKLQIAPNQTYDFTSDDLLDEGEIGRGAFGAVNRMKFTHTDTVMAVKRIRSTVDEKEQKQLLMDLEVVMKSNDCNTIVTFYGALFKEGDCWICMELMDTSLDKFYKFICECQQSRIPEPILAQITLATVRALNYLKEELKIIHRDVKPSNILLKRNGDIKLCDFGISGQLVDSIARTKDAGCRPYMAPERIDPQRAKGYDVRSDVWSLGITLMEVATGKFPYPKWGSVFEQLSQVVEGDPPRLSTSYNGMEFSLDFVNFVNTCLIKDERDRPKYGKLLQHAFIQLAEKSDTDVAAYVSEVLESMANNGITQFTTNLPAEGWNESFN; the protein is encoded by the exons ATGTCCGACGATCAGAGTTCGAACCCCGTTTCACCAG CTACAACACCGTCTTCAGCACGCCCTTTCATGCCACTTCCCTTGGATCTTAACGCCGATCGGAAAAAGCCCGCGAAGAAACTCAGCTTTCTAGGATGCCAGGGCGGGCAGCCACCGGTGGTTACGGATCGGACACGGGAACGCATCCGTATGCAGGCGGCCGCCGGTAAGCTACAGATAGCGCCGAACCAAACGTACGACTTCACCTCGGACGATCTGCTCGATGAGGGTGAGATTGGGCGCGGTGCCTTCGGGGCGGTCAACCGGATGAAGTTCACACACACCGACACCGTGATGGCCGTCAAGCGGATCCGCTCGACCGTGGACGAGAAGGAACAGAAGCAACTGCTGATGGATCTGGAGGTGGTGATGAAGTCCAACGACTGCAATACGATCGTCACATTCTACGGCGCACTGTTCAAGGAGGGCGACTGCTGGATCTGCATGGAGCTGATGGATACCTCGCTGGACAAGTTCTACAAGTTCATCTGCGAGTGCCAGCAGAGCCGTATCCCGGAACCGATCCTAGCGCAGATCACACTGGCCACCGTGCGTGCGTTGAACTATCTGAAGGAGGAGCTGAAGATCATCCATCGGGACGTGAAACCGAGCAATATACTGCTCAAGCGCAATGGTGATATCAAGCTGTGCGATTTCGGTATCTCTGGCCAGCTAGTGGACTCGATTGCTCGTACGAAAGACGCGGGCTGTCGGCCGTACATGGCG CCTGAACGTATCGATCCCCAGCGGGCCAAGGGCTACGATGTGCGCAGTGACGTTTGGTCGCTCGGTATAACGCTGATGGAGGTTGCCACCGGCAAATTTCCCTACCCAAAGTGGGGTTCCGTGTTCGAACAATTATCACAG GTTGTTGAAGGAGATCCACCCAGGCTATCTACCTCCTACAATGGGATGGAGTTTTCATTGGATTTCGTAAACTTTGTAAATACTTG TTTAATCAAAGACGAACGCGATCGTCCCAAGTACGGAAAGCTGCTGCAGCATGCGTTCATTCAACTGGCAGAAAAAAGTGATACCGACGTGGCGGCGTACGTGAGTGAAGTGCTGGAATCGATGGCTAACAATGGGATCACGCAGTTTACCACTAACCTGCCGGCGGAAGGTTGGAACGAAAGCTTCAACTAA
- the LOC131259166 gene encoding uncharacterized protein LOC131259166: MRVHSIPQRRVPSTLSLDNTIDSPPMMDTSVPAVYPPAIRRFPPVEEYKRHSDAYTSGVFGRESMVGGIHVPTVSERLSGYDRRNTYDDSGIEVELTNGDLALIGHRLCREDSGLSINEGRGETPDEGCGGRFEKIKKICSFRTLSSVGSEQSVGTSRTQYWMLIITPVVSSFSLALVIAAVVGPQWLLTEEKIPLAAYHNNTHHSATVPPTSASFPNQQLNIVHPHLIPAIKDDGGGYLTKYTRSSLWMLCSKYTGGPAPGQQNHQQQQQPVGGADFQCASIDYFPSEGYSPDPNDSSNAIPYTVTHSSPFFLASNGVLIVSYGLFLVAMCSTKHKICYFVSGVLFIISGLLMLIGLIMYISILKAEIGSKLRPRSSLQAAQFTFRYGQSFLLYVFGFIITELSGILNVLIYSNVQQEEYEEHLHRHHPGSQQDYPTYQNLSEGFHYNMHCRREWVPPGSEQLHKAQTGQEPFGPPIVDYRYPYDGLEGGVRSPRYYFERPRREDNDDPACRVHARKLGHTGSVTKSLTDLLYTEPDPSEVSPGERLSGDGGRAIESVSSPGATFDAPRWTPGGKLTRSVSTYTDLLPVTVEEETRGRRSGNRSPSQPDGGEGRPKVGNICGISRQYLTRELSKEKLFNEFCKKVGPRPKPKNIYYIDGHHGDDSYRSVFVVDPSMSGSSTRSRTHRRRNSASESWRRRGHDPVPCISGYRQRIRSDNSLDVVVDDEGAEYGRRRDPIGRARSVDYRQTLPRNFQHRRQPSSEPEDETGGFAERQALERKRVSASGLLMDPVRLNASHGDLTADGITSGWHRGPEKQHYHHASKTSTIHCPKYLDPPNYSSTLGGSVHRYHGHPLLQPQLPPAGHSPLVPQVQHRSIGDLTSQHHFHRRATILSPLVFSPVSQPATPATIRMAQPQQRHDGTTQQEPDVSTNRHPSLPSPVFDLDRIEQERRKSHSQLFLSGSTVGQYDFANGTAV; this comes from the exons ATGCGTGTCCATTCGATTCCCCAGCGACGCGTACCGTCCACTCTGTCGCTGGATAACACCATCGATTCACCACCAATGATGGACACCAGCGTGCCGGCAGTATATCCACCGGCCATTAGACGATTTCCTCCAGTCGAAGAGTACAAACGCCATTCAGATGCATACACCTCAGGTGTGTTTGGTCGGGAGTCGATGGTAGGTGGTATCCACGTGCCAACGGTTTCGGAACGGCTCAGCGGTTACGACAGGCGAAACACCTACGACGACAGTGGCATCGAGGTGGAGCTTACCAACGGTGATCTGGCGTTGATAGGGCACCGGCTCTGTCGGGAAGATTCCGGCCTCAGCATTAATGAAGGCCGCGGTGAAACGCCCGATGAGGGATGTGGTGGTCGCTTTGAAAAGATTAAGAAAATATGCTCCTTTCGCACGCTGTCTAGCGTGGGTTCAGAACAATCGGTAGGCACGAGTAGGACACAATACTGGATGCTGATCATCACGCCCGTTGTATCGAG CTTCTCCCTGGCCCTTGTGATCGCGGCTGTGGTTGGTCCGCAGTGGTTGCTTACCGAGGAGAAAATCCCACTGGCCGCGTACCACAATAACACGCACCACAGTGCCACCGTACCGCCCACTTCCGCCAGCTTCCCCAATCAGCAGTTGAACATTGTGCACCCGCACCTTATACCGGCCATCAAGGACGATGGCGGCGGATACCTTACGAAGTACACTCGATCTTCCCTCTGGATGCTGTGCAGTAAATACACCG GTGGCCCCGCCCCGGGACAGCagaaccaccagcagcagcaacaaccggTGGGAGGTGCTGACTTCCAGTGTGCCAGCATCGATTACTTCCCGAGCGAGGGTTACAGTCCAGATCCGAACGATTCCTCCAACGCAATACCTT ATACCGTAACGCACTCGTCACCATTCTTTCTCGCCTCGAACGGTGTACTCATCGTCAGCTACGGCCTGTTCCTGGTGGCCATGTGCTCGACCAAGCACAAAATCTGCTACTTCGTCTCCGGGGTGCTATTTATAATATCCG GACTGCTGATGCTGATCGGGCTGATAATGTACATCTCGATACTGAAGGCGGAGATAGGATCGAAGCTGCGCCCGAGGTCCTCCCTACAGGCCGCCCAGTTCACGTTTCGCTACGGTCAAAGCTTCCTGCTGTACGTGTTCGGTTTCATCATCACGGAATTGTCGGGCATTCTGAACGTGCTGATCTACTCGAACGTCCAGCAGGAGGAGTACGAGGAGCATCTGCACCGCCATCACCCTGGCAGCCAGCAGGACTATCCGACCTATCAGAACCTCTCCGAAGGGTTCCACTACAACATGCACTGTCGCCGTGAGTGGGTACCGCCCGGAAGCGAACAGCTCCATAAGGCACAAACCGGTCAGGAGCCATTCGGCCCACCGATCGTTGACTACCGCTACCCGTACGATGGGCTGGAGGGTGGTGTAAGATCACCGAGGTACTACTTCGAGCGGCCACGACGGGAGGACAACGATGATCCCGCTTGTCGAGTGCATGCGCGAAAGTTAGGCCACACCGGTAGCGTTACAAAAAGTCTCACCGATTTACTCTACACCGAACCGGACCCATCCGAGGTAAGCCCAGGCGAGCGGCTCAGTGGCGATGGTGGGCGAGCGATCGAAAGTGTCAGCTCACCAGGCGCTACCTTTGACGCTCCCCGGTGGACGCCAGGGGGTAAGCTCACGCGCAGTGTTTCCACCTACACGGACCTACTTCCGGTGACCGTCGAGGAAGAAACACGCGGTCGACGGTCCGGCAATCGATCACCATCACAGCCGGATGGAGGGGAAGGCCGGCCGAAGGTAGGGAACATCTGTGGCATCTCCCGGCAATACCTTACCCGGGAACTCTCGAAGGAGAAGCTGTTCAATGAGTTCTGCAAGAAGGTGGGCCCACGgccaaaaccgaaaaacatcTACTACATCGATGGACACCACGGGGACGACAGCTACCGGAGTGTGTTCGTAGTAGATCCATCCATGTCGGGAAGTTCTACACGTAGCCGAACGCATCGTAGGCGTAATTCCGCGTCGGAGTCGTGGCGACGGAGAGGGCACGATCCGGTACCATGCATATCCGGCTATCGGCAGCGCATACGTTCGGACAATTCGTTGGATGTTGTGGTGGACGATGAAGGGGCAGAATACGGTCGTCGTCGGGATCCGATCGGGAGGGCACGCTCGGTGGACTATCGGCAGACCCTGCCACGTAACTTTCAGCACCGCCGGCAACCATCCAGTGAACCCGAGGACGAAACCGGAGGCTTTGCGGAACGGCAAGCTCTGGAAAGGAAACGTGTGTCGGCCAGTGGGCTTTTGATGGACCCCGTTCG CCTCAATGCATCGCACGGTGATCTCACCGCAGATGGAATCACTTCTGGATGGCATCGAGGACCCGAAAAGCAGCACTACCATCATGCTTCGAAAACCTCCACCATTCACTGCCCCAAGTATCTCGATCCACCAAACTACTCATCTACGCTGGGAGGATCCGTCCACCGGTACCATGGCCATCCGCTACTGCAGCCTCAACTACCCCCAGCCGGACACTCCCCTCTAGTGCCCCAAGTGCAGCATCGCAGTATCGGAGATCTAACGTCCCAGCATCACTTCCACCGTCGCGCTACAATCCTCTCGCCGCTGGTTTTCTCACCGGTCAGTCAACCGGCCACTCCAGCGACGATTCGCATGGCCCAACCACAGCAACGCCACGATGGTACGACACAACAGGAACCGGACGTGTCGACCAACCGGCATCCTTCCCTACCGTCACCCGTCTTCGATCTCGATCGCATCGAACAGGAGCGGCGCAAATCACACTCTCAACTCTTTCTCAGCGGTTCCACCGTGGGACAGTATGACTTTGCGAACGGGACAGCGGTTTAG